Below is a window of Ascaphus truei isolate aAscTru1 unplaced genomic scaffold, aAscTru1.hap1 HAP1_SCAFFOLD_309, whole genome shotgun sequence DNA.
gggaaaaccgactaaatcccttcccacattccccacatatatgtggtctctcccctgtgtgtgttctcttgtgtctgatcaggttggataagtcactaaatcccttctcacattccccacatacatacggtctctcccctgtgtgtgtcctcttgtgtgtgttcaggctggataagtcactaaatcccttcccacattccccacatacatgcggtctctcccctgtgtgtgtcctcttgtgtatgttcaggctggataatgcactaaatcccttcccacattccccacatatatgcggactctcccctgtgtgtttccTCTTGTGTCTGgccaggctggataagtcactaaatcccttctcacattccccacatacatgcggacTCTCCCTTGTGTGTCCCTTCTTGTGTCTGGCCAGGcaggataagtcactaaatcccttcccacattccccacatacatacggtctctcccctgtgtgtgtcctcttgtgagtgttcaggctggataactgactaaatcccttcccacattccccacatacatgcggtctctcccctgtgtgtatcctcttgtgtgtgttcaggttggataacacactaaatcccttcccacattccccacatacatgcggtctctcccctgtgtgtgtcctcttgtgtgtgttcaggttggataagttagtaaatctcttcccacattccccacatacatacggtctctcccctgtgtgtgtcctcttctgTAGGTCCTGGTCTGATAAACAAGTCAGAcccttcccactttctccaagatcttttcctgtggcagctgctaatatatatcttttgggATGAGAAgtagttacattgtttattaattgccttgacgggttgaaagatgcattttctgtcatatttattggaatgttgcaagattgttctgtcctcatcttttacatatactcatttgggtgtttgaacttcagatgtttcaggaggtaatcctgactgctaaaagcaaccttgcagtgttcgcatgggtggattattggtgTTTCTCTGTACTGGACGAGACaaaaaaagtcactgttacacaaactgtcttacaaaaggcCATGTAGGAGAGGTAAATTGGCATATCACAAAaagttcaggatgaaagtaaactgtagatgtacattgtaaaaatgaagggtttagcataacatgtgcagcattagggccggagAGTAGATAtagtggatcatacatttaaagtggatcCTAATATTTAATGATTTAGAAGGAAATCTCACTAGCTGCATAACACaaattaaagtggcagaaatcTTTTCAAATCCTTTGATAGATAGTAGGTCGTTAGTTTCAGTTGTGAAGGTATAATTAAAAATTGTTTGTACAATGAATAGAATACGTGTCTCATTAGACGCTCACATATCAGTCCCCGGGTGTTCCCGTTACCGCACCATAAACCAGGTCTCTAACAGTTATAGGATGACCCAATTTTCTGCTAAATCTCCATTGTTAAAACAGGAACCAAATGCCCAATTATTGTATTTGACATCACAGATGTTATTCAGACTTAATTAAGCTATACCAATATTATCCAAAGAATTCCAgaactgtgttaattttttttatacaattgtttaaaaaaaaaatttagggaACAAGGAGTCTGTACTTGTGTTACTGATTCTTCCCCATAGAAACATTGcatttgaaacaaaagaaaaataataatataaagacacacacacacacacacaacccatcaGGTCTGACGCtggcaaaaagagacagcacaccacgTAATCCAAAAGAATTACCTGGAAGAAGGTCCCGTTCCGAGGACTGAAACGTCGGTTTATTGCGGTGCctgtatgttttaatacatattcTTTTGGATTACGTGGTTTGCTGTCACTTTTTGCCAGCGTCAGACCTGTGAGTTTGGAATATTGAatctttatgggacaagcatctgtctTTAAGACACAGCTGGTGTTGTGCATTTCTggacgtgtgtgtgcgcgcgcacacacacacacacacacacacacatgataaaGTCACTGTCTATCTGCTACAATGTGGTGCTACTAAGGTGCTTTCCTACCAACAGGGAGTTAACTTCCCCTGGAGCAGCTAGCAGCAGAAACCGGTGACTTGTTGACCCAtggactactaaggggttaatatgtacggtaatgtattttaataaaatagttatcatctattccatgttggtttagcttatcttgcctatgtatataatgggcagtatattggccattatatacatagaaaaGACAGGGCTG
It encodes the following:
- the LOC142483224 gene encoding uncharacterized protein LOC142483224; the encoded protein is MRTEQSCNIPINMTENASFNPSRQLINNVTTSHPKRYILAAATGKDLGESGKGLTCLSDQDLQKRTHTGERPYVCGECGKRFTNLSNLNTHKRTHTGERPHVCGECGKGFSVLSNLNTHKRIHTGERPHVCGECGKGFSQLSSLNTHKRTHTGERPYVCGECGKGFSDLSCLARHKKGHTRESPHVCGECEKGFSDLSSLARHKRKHTGESPHICGECGKGFSALSSLNIHKRTHTGERPHVCGECGKGFSDLSSLNTHKRTHTGERPYVCGECEKGFSDLSNLIRHKRTHTGERPHICGECGKGFSRFSHLNIHKRTHTGEKSL